AAAAGTACACCATTTGCTGCGCAGGTTGCAGCAGAACGTGCCGGTGCTGTCGCACAAGAATTCGGCCTTAAAAACGTAGACGTAATGATCAAGGGCCCTGGTCCTGGTCGTGAGTCCGCAGTTCGTGCATTGAATGCATTGGGCTTGCGTATCAACAACATCACAGATGTGACGCCAATTCCACACAATGGTTGCCGTCCACCTAAGAAACGTCGCGTTTAATTGAGGAGACAGACATATGGCTCGTTATATAGGTCCAACTTGTAAGTTGTCTCGTCGTGAAGGTACCGACTTGCAATTGAAGAGCGGTTCACGCGCTCTTGAGTCTAAATGTAAAGCAGAAACCGTTCCTGGTGTACATGGTGCACGTCGCGGACGTCTTTCTGATTACGGCTTGCAATTACGTGAGAAGCAAAAAGTTCGTCGTATGTACGGCGTGCTAGAAAAACAATTCCGTAACTACTACAAATCTGCAGCACGTCTAAAAGGCGCAACTGGCGAAAACCTTTTGCAACTTTTGGAATCTCGTTTGGATAACGTGGTTTATCGCGCAGGTTTCGGTTCTACACGTGCGGAAGCTCGTCAGCTAGTTGGCCACAAAGGCATTCTAGTTAACGGTCAAACGGTTAACATTCCATCTTACCAAGTTAAAGCAGGTGATGTTGTGTCTATCCGTGAAAAAGCTAAGAAGCAATTGCGTGTACAAAGCGCACTAGAGCTATCTAAAAATCGTGCACCGATCCACTGGATCGAAGTTGATGCAACTAAAT
The window above is part of the Marinomonas sp. THO17 genome. Proteins encoded here:
- the rpsD gene encoding 30S ribosomal protein S4, which gives rise to MARYIGPTCKLSRREGTDLQLKSGSRALESKCKAETVPGVHGARRGRLSDYGLQLREKQKVRRMYGVLEKQFRNYYKSAARLKGATGENLLQLLESRLDNVVYRAGFGSTRAEARQLVGHKGILVNGQTVNIPSYQVKAGDVVSIREKAKKQLRVQSALELSKNRAPIHWIEVDATKLEATFKAAPERADLSAEINENLIVELYSK
- the rpsK gene encoding 30S ribosomal protein S11, yielding MAKPATRNTKKKVKKTVVDGVAHVHASFNNTIVTITDRQGNALSWATAGGSGFRGSRKSTPFAAQVAAERAGAVAQEFGLKNVDVMIKGPGPGRESAVRALNALGLRINNITDVTPIPHNGCRPPKKRRV